A genomic segment from Triticum dicoccoides isolate Atlit2015 ecotype Zavitan chromosome 1A, WEW_v2.0, whole genome shotgun sequence encodes:
- the LOC119284660 gene encoding probable sarcosine oxidase, whose protein sequence is MAAADAAGDLGRADFDVIVVGAGIMGSCAAHAAASRGARTLLLERFDLLHDLGSSHGHSRTIRDAYPKARYPPMVRLARRLWGDAQADAGYRVLTLSPHLAMGPRSNAALLAAVGNGGGAEVDLAGRWGGGVFRVPDGWVTAVSELGGGVLDATKAVAMFQALAVKKGAVVRDNKEVVGIVKEEGGAGVRVTTSDGEEFHGAKCIVTVGAWTSKLVGSVAGLELPIQPLHMLTLYWKIRPGHEHELTAAAGFPTFSSYGDPHVYSTPSLELPGLIKINYDGGPPCDPNSRDWVSGGGDAADRVARWIEEFMPGHVVTDGGPVVRQSCMYSMTPDKDFVIDFLGGEFGQDVVLGAGFSGHGFKMGPAVGMFLAELAIDGEARTAAEAGVELRHFKINRFKGNPMGNSKDD, encoded by the coding sequence ATGGCCGCCGCAGACGCCGCCGGTGACCTCGGCCGGGCCGATTTCGACGTGATCGTGGTGGGCGCGGGCATCATGGGCAGCTGCGCGGCGCACGCGGCGGCGTCCCGCGGCGCCCGGACCCTCCTCCTCGAGCGCTTCGACCTGCTCCACGACCTCGGCTCCTCGCACGGCCACTCCCGCACCATCCGCGACGCCTACCCGAAGGCGCGCTACCCGCCCATGGTCCGCCTCGCCCGCCGCCTCTGGGGCGACGCCCAGGCCGACGCCGGCTACCGCGTGCTCACCCTGTCGCCGCACCTCGCCATGGGCCCGCGCAGCAACGCCGCGCTCCTCGCCGCCGTCGGGAACGGGGGCGGCGCGGAGGTGGATCTGGCCGGGAGGTGGGGCGGCGGCGTGTTCCGCGTCCCCGACGGGTGGGTGACGGCCGTgagcgagctcggcggcggcgtgcTGGACGCCACCAAGGCCGTCGCCATGTTCCAGGCGCTGGCCGTCAAGAAGGGCGCCGTCGTCAGGGACAACAAGGAGGTCGTCGGCATCGTCAAGGAGGAGGGAGGGGCCGGTGTCCGGGTGACGACGAGCGACGGCGAGGAGTTCCACGGCGCCAAATGCATCGTCACCGTCGGCGCATGGACGAGCAAGCTGGTCGGGTCCGTCGCCGGCCTGGAGCTGCCCATCCAGCCGCTGCACATGCTCACCCTGTACTGGAAGATCAGGCCAGGCCACGAGCACGAGCTCACTGCGGCGGCCGGGTTCCCGACGTTCTCCAGCTACGGGGACCCCCACGTGTACAGCACGCCGTCGCTGGAGCTCCCGGGCCTCATCAAAATCAACTACGACGGCGGGCCGCCGTGCGACCCCAACAGCCGGGACTGGGTCTCCGGTGGTGGCGACGCCGCCGATCGGGTCGCGCGGTGGATCGAGGAGTTCATGCCGGGACACGTGGTGACCGACGGCGGGCCGGTCGTTCGGCAGTCATGCATGTACTCCATGACTCCGGACAAAGACTTCGTGATCGACTTCCTCGGCGGGGAGTTCGGCCAGGACGTGGTGCTCGGGGCCGGGTTCTCTGGGCATGGGTTCAAGATGGGGCCGGCGGTGGGGATGTTCCTCGCCGAGCTGGCCATCGACGGCGAGGCCAGGACCGCGGCAGAGGCCGGGGTTGAGCTCCGGCACTTTAAAATCAACCGGTTTAAGGGCAATCCCATGGGTAACAGCAAGGATGATTAA
- the LOC119284650 gene encoding histone-lysine N-methyltransferase, H3 lysine-9 specific SUVH1-like, producing MDRARNFMPGPNQELLDAKPLRSLAPMFPAPMGVNINQSSTPPLVVVTPVGQFPTGFGAGSLPAVGSLATFSATANAFSPAGTSANVPIDVTPVSAYKTRSSGVTPRNDDGEPYSVSQTSASERQAKRSAGLAAEGSNGVKVKRPQPIYRNHVSGKLLAFLPTSDSTPREAVEAVHMTFEALRRRHLQMDETLDASRRADLKAGAIMLASDIRANVGKRVGTVPGVEIGDIFYFRMELCIIGLHAPSMSGIDYMSANFGNGEDSVAICIVAAGGYENDDDDTDTLVYSGSGGNSRNTEERHDQKLERGNLALERSLHRKNEIRVVRGFRDPATITGKIYIYDGLYKIQESWKERTKFGINCFKYRLQREPGQRDGAAIWKRTQRWIQNASTRGRVIQHDLSSGAETFPVCVVNEIDHEKGPGHFTYTTEVKYPRPLSPMKALQGCGCQSVCLPGDANCACGQHNGGDLPYSSAGVLVCRKPVIYECGEACHCSLNCRNRVCQKGIRYHFEVFRTTNRGWGLRCWDPIRAGAFICEYAGEVIDELQVNLDDSEDDYIFQTMCPGEKTLKWNSGPELIGKESTYVSPDEFQPLPIKISAKQIGNVSRFMNHSCSPNAFWQPVQYDHGDDKHPRIIFFALNHIPPMTELTYDYGVVGAGTSRSKTCLCGSLTCRGLF from the coding sequence ATGGACAGGGCTAGGAATTTCATGCCTGGCCCTAATCAGGAGCTTCTGGATGCCAAGCCATTAAGATCTTTAGCTCCAATGTTCCCTGCACCCATGGGAGTCAACATTAACCAGTCAAGCACCCCACCGTTGGTCGTTGTGACTCCGGTTGGCCAGTTTCCTACAGGATTTGGTGCTGGGAGCCTTCCTGCCGTTGGATCACTCGCCACCTTCAGTGCTACTGCGAATGCTTTTTCGCCTGCAGGCACAAGTGCTAATGTGCCCATTGATGTTACCCCTGTCTCAGCATACAAGACGAGATCATCTGGGGTTACACCACGTAATGATGACGGCGAACCTTATTCGGTTAGTCAGACTTCGGCATCTGAACGTCAGGCTAAGAGGTCAGCTGGTTTGGCTGCTGAGGGCTCAAATGGAGTTAAGGTCAAGCGCCCTCAGCCTATCTACAGGAATCATGTTTCTGGCAAGCTGCTTGCTTTTCTGCCCACTTCAGATAGTACTCCCAGGGAGGCTGTGGAAGCAGTTCATATGACCTTTGAGGCACTCAGGCGTAGACATCTTCAGATGGATGAAACGCTAGATGCTAGCAGACGTGCAGACCTGAAAGCTGGCGCTATCATGCTGGCCAGTGATATCAGGGCCAATGTGGGAAAGAGGGTAGGGACTGTTCCTGGTGTTGAAATAGGCGATATTTTCTATTTCAGGATGGAGCTATGCATCATCGGGTTGCACGCGCCTAGCATGAGTGGCATTGATTACATGAGTGCTAACTTTGGAAATGGCGAGGATTCTGTAGCAATATGTATTGTCGCGGCAGGTGGTTATGAGAATGATGATGATGACACAGACACGCTGGTGTACAGTGGTTCAGGGGGTAACAGTAGGAATACCGAGGAGAGGCATGACCAGAAGCTTGAGAGGGGCAACCTTGCTCTCGAGAGGAGTTTGCACAGGAAGAATGAGATAAGGGTCGTGCGGGGATTCAGAGATCCAGCTACGATAACTGGCAAAATCTACATATACGATGGCCTCTATAAAATCCAAGAGTCCTGGAAGGAGAGAACAAAGTTTGGCATCAACTGCTTCAAGTACAGGCTGCAGCGTGAACCTGGACAGCGTGATGGAGCTGCGATATGGAAGAGGACGCAGCGATGGATACAAAATGCATCAACAAGAGGCAGGGTTATACAACATGACCTATCATCTGGGGCTGAAACGTTCCCAGTTTGTGTCGTCAATGAGATAGACCATGAGAAAGGACCTGGGCATTTTACCTATACTACTGAGGTCAAATACCCGAGACCCCTCAGCCCCATGAAAGCCTTGCAGGGTTGCGGTTGCCAGAGTGTTTGCCTACCCGGTGATGCAAACTGTGCTTGTGGGCAACATAATGGAGGTGATCTACCGTACAGCTCAGCAGGAGTGTTGGTGTGCCGCAAGCCAGTAATATATGAATGTGGTGAAGCTTGCCATTGCAGCCTGAATTGTCGGAACAGAGTGTGCCAAAAGGGGATCAGGTACCACTTTGAGGTCTTCAGGACCACAAATCGAGGCTGGGGTCTTCGCTGTTGGGATCCTATTCGTGCTGGTGCATTTATTTGCGAGTATGCTGGGGAGGTTATTGATGAGCTTCAAGTTAATTTGGATGATAGTGAAGATGATTACATTTTTCAGACCATGTGTCCTGGTGAGAAGACGCTAAAATGGAACTCTGGGCCTGAATTGATAGGCAAGGAAAGCACATATGTATCACCTGATGAATTTCAGCCGCTGCCCATCAAGATAAGTGCAAAACAGATTGGAAATGTCTCGCGTTTCATGAACCACAGTTGCTCCCCAAATGCCTTCTGGCAACCAGTGCAATACGACCATGGAGATGACAAGCACCCACGTATAATATTCTTTGCACTTAATCACATCCCTCCCATGACGGAGTTAACTTATGACTATGGTGTGGTTGGAGCCGGGACCAGTCGGAGCAAGACCTGCCTGTGTGGATCATTAACCTGTCGCGGGTTATTTTGA
- the LOC119284667 gene encoding proteasome subunit alpha type-3-like translates to MSSIGTGYDLSVTTFSPDGRVFQVEYAGKAVDNSGTIVGIKCKDGVVLGVEKLITSKMILAGSNRRLHSVHRNSGLAVAGLAADGRQVVSRAKSEAANYEKVYGEPMPVKELADRVASYVHLCTLYWWLRPFGCGVILGGYDRDGPQLYMIEPSGLSYKYFGAALGKGRQAAKTEIEKLKLSELTCREGIVEVAKIIYGVHDEAKDKSFELELSWVCDESNRQHEKVPNDLLEQAKAAAQAALEEMDAD, encoded by the exons ATGAGTAGCATAGGAACCGGGTATGATCTGTCCGTCACCACTTTCTCCCCGGACGGCCGTGTCTTCCAGGTCGAGTATGCTGGCAAGGCCGTCGACAACAGCGG GACGATTGTTGGGATCAAGTGCAAAGATGGAGTTGTCCTC GGTGTGGAGAAGCTGATAACATCGAAGATGATACTTGCCGGGTCGAATCGGAGACTTCACTCTGTTCACCGGAACTCTGGCTTG GCTGTGGCTGGGTTAGCAGCAGACGGTAGGCAGGTGGTCTCCAGAGCAAAGTCAGAAGCTGCCAATTATGAAAA GGTATACGGAGAACCCATGCCTGTGAAGGAATTAGCTGATCGTGTAGCTAGCTACGTTCATCTGTGTACACTCTACTGGTGGCTCAG GCCTTTTGGCTGTGGAGTTATTCTTGGAGGTTATGATAGGGATGGGCCACAGCTCTACATGATCGAACCTTCAGGGCTCTCATAT AAATATTTTGGTGCTGCTCTGGGTAAAGGAAGACAGGCTGCAAAAAC GGAGATAGAGAAATTGAAGCTTTCTGAGCTAACCTGCAGGGAAGGCATTGTTGAGGTTGCCAAGAT AATTTATGGTGTACACGATGAAGCGAAAGACAAATCTTTTGAGCTGGAACTGAGCTGGGTGTGCGATGAATCTAACCGTCAGCATGAGAAG GTTCCAAATGATCTTCTGGAGCAGGCCAAGGCAGCAGCGCAGGCAGCGTTGGAAGAGATGGACGCCGACTAA